A genomic segment from Alphaproteobacteria bacterium encodes:
- the glyS gene encoding glycine--tRNA ligase subunit beta, whose protein sequence is MADFLIELFSEEIPARMQFQALQDFKKLWEDKLQKENILFEKVIPYVTPRRLAAHIIGLPLRQENRIEELKGPRIGAPQQALDGFLKAAGLTIDDCVQKETDKGLFYMAQKMHQGREMADILSLLTNDIIRAFPWPKSMRWRDYSFRWVRPLHHILAIFNNKVIDGRFDLGGTFLKFTDHTQGHRFLAIDPFQVTDIAHYKSELEKRFVLLATDERRTQIKNQLENCATTKNVVLKEDPALLQEMAGACEWPQIFMGAIDPSFLDVPYEVLETAMRNHQKYFSFRTKEGEFAPYFACVTNNIPKDNGQKIIQGNEQILKSRLFDAKFFWIQDQTQTLLSRVEKLESIVFHEKLGSLKEKIERLQLLSKEIAAFIKADPTKAARAALLCKTDLVTGMVGEFPELQGIMGRYYALHDGESQEVADAIASHYAPLGPSDKCPKELVSISLAIADKMDALVGFFANDMKPTGSKDPYALRRAALGIIRLILENNLRIPLFNLIEISYKSYGSKVSTTDFNVLKSEIMEFFVDRLKVFLREKGIRHDYINAIFTQDQKTGQEDDLSRLCLRVEALSDFLQTQEGTYLLTAYRRAGNILRIEEKKDGKIYTNNVIVGLLKEEEEKSLFSMLNNVSDNAKKKIQLEEYDQAMKYLVMLRQPVDLFFERITVNSDQKELRENRLGLLTHIVSTLHEIANFQKIEG, encoded by the coding sequence ATGGCTGATTTTTTAATTGAACTTTTTTCTGAAGAAATTCCAGCGCGTATGCAATTTCAAGCATTACAAGATTTTAAAAAATTGTGGGAAGACAAACTTCAAAAGGAAAATATCTTATTTGAAAAAGTGATTCCTTATGTGACACCACGTCGTTTGGCAGCACATATTATTGGATTGCCTCTTCGCCAAGAAAACCGTATTGAAGAGTTAAAAGGACCTCGAATTGGGGCACCTCAACAAGCTTTAGATGGTTTTTTAAAAGCTGCTGGCCTTACTATTGATGATTGCGTCCAGAAAGAAACAGATAAGGGTCTGTTTTATATGGCTCAAAAAATGCATCAAGGCAGAGAAATGGCTGATATTTTAAGCCTTTTAACCAATGATATTATTCGCGCATTCCCCTGGCCAAAATCAATGCGTTGGCGTGATTATAGCTTTAGATGGGTGCGTCCATTACATCATATTTTGGCGATTTTTAATAATAAAGTTATTGATGGTCGTTTTGATTTAGGCGGCACTTTTTTAAAATTTACGGATCATACTCAAGGCCACCGTTTTTTGGCTATAGATCCATTTCAAGTAACAGATATTGCACACTATAAAAGTGAACTTGAAAAACGTTTTGTATTGCTTGCTACAGATGAACGTCGTACACAAATTAAAAATCAGCTTGAAAATTGTGCTACTACTAAAAATGTTGTCCTGAAAGAGGATCCCGCTTTATTACAAGAAATGGCAGGCGCTTGCGAATGGCCTCAAATCTTTATGGGCGCAATCGATCCTTCTTTCCTTGATGTGCCATACGAAGTTTTAGAAACTGCTATGCGGAATCATCAAAAATACTTTTCCTTTAGAACAAAAGAAGGTGAATTTGCACCTTATTTTGCATGTGTAACGAATAATATTCCTAAAGATAATGGTCAAAAAATCATTCAAGGTAACGAGCAAATCTTAAAATCTCGTTTATTTGATGCCAAATTTTTCTGGATACAAGACCAAACTCAAACACTTTTATCCCGCGTTGAAAAACTTGAATCTATTGTTTTTCACGAGAAATTAGGAAGCTTAAAAGAAAAAATCGAAAGGTTGCAGCTTTTAAGTAAAGAAATAGCAGCTTTTATAAAAGCAGATCCTACAAAAGCCGCACGCGCTGCTTTATTATGCAAGACAGATCTTGTAACAGGTATGGTAGGTGAATTCCCGGAACTTCAAGGCATTATGGGACGTTATTACGCATTGCATGATGGCGAATCACAAGAAGTCGCAGATGCGATCGCTAGTCATTATGCACCACTTGGCCCCAGCGATAAATGCCCCAAGGAACTTGTTTCAATAAGTCTTGCTATTGCTGATAAAATGGACGCGCTTGTAGGTTTTTTTGCGAATGATATGAAACCAACAGGGTCAAAAGATCCTTATGCTTTAAGACGTGCAGCTTTAGGGATTATTCGGTTAATTCTAGAAAACAATCTACGTATCCCCTTATTTAATCTTATTGAAATTTCATATAAATCTTATGGATCAAAAGTAAGTACAACAGATTTCAATGTGCTTAAATCTGAGATTATGGAGTTTTTTGTCGATCGTCTCAAAGTCTTTTTACGTGAAAAAGGCATCAGGCATGATTATATAAATGCCATTTTTACGCAGGATCAAAAAACAGGTCAAGAAGACGATTTATCCCGTTTATGTTTGCGCGTTGAAGCTTTATCAGATTTCTTGCAAACACAAGAAGGTACTTATTTATTAACGGCTTACAGACGTGCTGGTAATATTTTACGCATTGAAGAAAAAAAAGATGGTAAAATATATACAAACAATGTAATCGTCGGCTTATTAAAGGAAGAAGAAGAAAAATCTTTATTTTCAATGCTTAATAATGTTTCGGATAATGCAAAGAAAAAAATACAGCTTGAAGAATATGACCAAGCTATGAAATACTTAGTGATGCTAAGGCAGCCAGTTGATTTGTTTTTTGAGCGCATCACTGTAAATAGCGATCAAAAAGAATTACGCGAAAATAGACTTGGGTTATTAACACATATTGTATCAACTCTTCATGAAATAGCGAATTTTCAAAAAATTGAAGGGTAA
- a CDS encoding ferredoxin family protein yields MTYVVTESCIRCKYMDCIEVCPVDCFYVGENMLVINPDECIDCGVCEPECPIEAIIPDTAQDAEKWLEVNRDYASKWPNITKRGATPSDADDWKDVENKFETQFSQNPGKGS; encoded by the coding sequence ATGACTTATGTCGTCACTGAATCTTGTATACGCTGCAAATATATGGATTGCATTGAAGTGTGTCCTGTTGATTGTTTTTATGTCGGTGAAAATATGCTCGTTATCAATCCTGACGAATGTATTGATTGTGGTGTTTGTGAACCAGAATGCCCTATTGAAGCAATTATTCCTGATACGGCACAAGATGCTGAAAAATGGCTTGAAGTTAATCGTGATTATGCGTCAAAATGGCCTAACATAACTAAACGTGGTGCAACACCAAGTGATGCAGACGATTGGAAAGATGTTGAAAATAAATTCGAAACGCAATTTAGTCAAAATCCAGGAAAAGGCTCATGA
- the cpaB gene encoding Flp pilus assembly protein CpaB: protein MKSRKIKIYLSLLAVSLLLTLVLNQYLNQPEKSLQMVKPKTQKIILINDHIPANSIINAKFCEMKDYPIELIPENALRDLAQIEGQKAFYPIFKGEILTKAKLIKAEIPPAHFTLQPNERALFLPIKENLQLQPDDRVDLVLTHKFKRIKEGIVKEKTQSHILVQHLRVLDVPQPDKSKSLEKPGVTFAVLENDVSKILLGAEIGKISFVKYPETSEKKADSTLKITENAFIKPKKKKQKEVIFIKGQKTESYVFKN from the coding sequence ATGAAATCACGCAAGATTAAAATCTATCTTTCTTTGTTGGCTGTATCATTGCTGCTTACCCTTGTGCTTAACCAATATCTAAATCAACCTGAAAAATCTCTACAAATGGTAAAGCCAAAGACTCAAAAGATTATCCTTATTAATGATCACATTCCTGCAAATAGCATTATTAATGCGAAATTTTGCGAAATGAAAGATTATCCGATTGAATTGATTCCTGAAAATGCACTCAGAGATCTTGCGCAGATTGAAGGTCAAAAAGCTTTTTACCCTATTTTTAAGGGTGAAATTTTAACAAAAGCTAAACTTATCAAGGCTGAAATTCCACCTGCACATTTTACATTACAGCCAAATGAACGTGCTCTTTTTTTGCCCATTAAAGAAAATTTGCAATTACAACCAGATGATAGGGTTGATCTTGTATTAACGCATAAATTTAAACGCATCAAAGAAGGAATTGTGAAGGAAAAAACACAATCTCATATTTTAGTGCAACATTTACGCGTACTTGATGTGCCTCAACCTGATAAATCCAAATCTTTAGAAAAGCCAGGTGTTACCTTTGCTGTTCTTGAAAATGATGTGTCTAAAATTCTTTTGGGTGCTGAAATTGGTAAGATTTCCTTTGTTAAATATCCGGAAACATCTGAAAAAAAAGCTGATTCAACTCTAAAAATTACTGAAAATGCCTTTATAAAACCTAAAAAGAAAAAACAAAAAGAAGTGATTTTTATTAAAGGGCAGAAAACTGAGTCTTATGTATTTAAAAATTAA
- a CDS encoding GNAT family N-acetyltransferase — translation MQAELTIIIGTEEETNALSNELFDFNKNIVPGFVGRDYPSDVVRYVVKQNDTLIAGVVGRITLNHIVYVDDLFVIENFRKQGYATALLDKLESEAKLRGCYLAYLDTINHDAVTFYKKRNYKIFGILDNVPCPGVKAVYLKKDL, via the coding sequence ATGCAGGCTGAATTAACGATAATAATAGGCACTGAAGAAGAGACAAACGCACTCAGTAATGAGCTTTTTGATTTCAACAAAAATATAGTCCCTGGTTTTGTTGGAAGAGATTATCCCTCTGATGTTGTTCGATATGTTGTAAAGCAAAATGATACATTGATCGCAGGTGTTGTTGGTAGAATAACGCTCAATCATATTGTTTATGTTGATGATTTATTTGTTATCGAAAATTTTAGAAAACAAGGATATGCAACAGCTTTATTGGATAAATTGGAATCAGAAGCAAAATTGAGAGGATGTTATTTGGCGTATCTGGATACGATTAATCATGATGCTGTAACTTTTTACAAAAAACGCAATTATAAAATCTTTGGCATACTTGATAATGTACCTTGCCCTGGTGTTAAAGCTGTTTATTTAAAAAAAGATTTATGA
- a CDS encoding DUF2312 domain-containing protein: protein MSNEVLKGQVGGISADQLRSYIERIEKLEEEKHEISEFVKDIFLEAKSSGYDPKIMRLILKQRKMDQDDIQEQEVMLDVYRRALGMELPDIEEAA from the coding sequence ATGTCAAACGAAGTCCTTAAAGGCCAAGTTGGTGGCATTTCGGCTGATCAACTTCGTTCTTACATAGAACGTATTGAAAAGCTTGAAGAAGAAAAACATGAAATATCTGAATTTGTTAAAGATATTTTTCTTGAAGCGAAAAGCTCCGGCTATGATCCAAAAATTATGCGCCTTATTTTAAAGCAACGCAAAATGGATCAAGACGACATCCAAGAACAAGAAGTCATGCTTGACGTCTATCGTCGTGCTTTAGGCATGGAACTTCCTGATATAGAAGAAGCTGCATAG
- the ykgO gene encoding type B 50S ribosomal protein L36, protein MKVANSIKTLKNRDKNCRVVRRRGRLYVINKVNPRYKARQG, encoded by the coding sequence ATGAAAGTCGCAAATTCAATTAAGACGCTTAAAAACAGAGACAAAAACTGCCGTGTTGTACGTCGTCGTGGTCGTCTTTATGTTATTAACAAAGTTAATCCACGCTACAAAGCACGCCAAGGTTAA
- the ppdK gene encoding pyruvate, phosphate dikinase → MKQWVYRFGAGEVPQTHAQESELLGGKGASLAEMSSLGIPVPPGFTITTDVCAYHHLHNKNYPDSLQTQIKESIKWLENKVGFVLGDSNNPLLISVRSGAHVSMPGMMDTVLNLGLNDQTVVGLAKKTQDPRFAYDSYRRFIQMYGNVVLNVDHHYFEDILSRYKENYALREDTDLSETAWQEIISDYKKIIRARTGNDFPQNVNDQLWQAIAAVFSSWMNQRAITYRRIHNMSDKGGTAVNVQAMVFGNMGENCATGVAFTRNPSTGENEFYGEYLMNAQGEDVVAGIRTPQSLTQRARMLEKSDQPSLEESMPLVFKELSDIRQKLERHFRDMQDIEFTIQKGKLWMLQTRSGKRTAASALKIAVDMAESGLITRDEAINRIDPLSLEQLLHPVLDPKAPKKLLTRGLPASPGAASGRVVFTADEAETRANAGESVILVRVETSPEDIHGMHAAKGILTSRGGMTSHAAVVARGMGRPCVVGASALKIDYQKQTMNIQGTLVKAGDKITLVGGNGEVLLGEVPTIQPVLSSDFTTLMQWADTRRHLKVRANAETPKDAEVARQFGAEGIGLCRTEHMFFEEERILWVRQMILAQNEQERKNALAKLLPVQRDDFIALFNIMQELPVTIRLLDPPLHEFLPHSDREMRDIANLLKLDVEIIRRRAEELHEMNPMLGHRGCRLGISFPEIYEMQVRAILEAALVADITPNIEIMIPLIATKVEMEIMKKLVERVASQVFDEKKKTISFQIGTMIELPRAALRAQEIAEHAEFFSFGTNDLTQTTLGLSRDDAGSFLQTYRKQGIFKSDPFASLDIEGVGELMRMATERGKFQRPGLKLGICGEHGGDPESIYFCEEIGLDYVSCSPYRVPIARLAAAQATIRCSFRCANNIDIKLATKLSNAG, encoded by the coding sequence ATGAAGCAATGGGTTTATCGTTTTGGTGCAGGTGAAGTACCGCAAACACATGCGCAAGAATCTGAATTATTGGGTGGTAAAGGCGCAAGTCTTGCTGAAATGAGCTCACTTGGTATCCCCGTCCCACCAGGATTTACGATTACAACAGATGTTTGCGCCTATCATCATCTTCATAATAAAAACTACCCTGATTCATTGCAAACCCAGATTAAAGAATCAATAAAATGGCTTGAAAACAAAGTAGGTTTTGTTTTGGGTGATTCTAATAATCCTCTTTTAATATCTGTTAGATCCGGTGCACATGTCTCAATGCCAGGCATGATGGATACGGTTTTAAATCTAGGCTTGAATGATCAAACTGTTGTAGGTCTTGCAAAAAAAACCCAAGATCCCCGTTTTGCCTATGATAGTTATCGTCGCTTTATTCAAATGTATGGCAATGTCGTTTTAAATGTTGATCATCATTATTTCGAAGATATTTTAAGCCGTTATAAAGAAAATTATGCATTACGTGAAGACACAGATCTAAGCGAAACGGCTTGGCAGGAAATTATTTCGGATTATAAAAAAATTATTCGCGCAAGAACGGGTAATGATTTTCCTCAAAATGTGAATGATCAATTATGGCAGGCCATTGCTGCTGTTTTCTCCAGCTGGATGAATCAACGTGCAATTACCTATCGTCGTATTCACAACATGTCTGACAAAGGCGGGACAGCTGTTAATGTCCAAGCCATGGTTTTTGGCAATATGGGCGAAAATTGCGCGACAGGTGTTGCTTTCACCCGTAATCCGTCAACTGGCGAAAACGAATTTTACGGCGAATATTTAATGAATGCGCAGGGCGAAGATGTCGTCGCTGGCATTAGAACACCGCAATCCTTGACGCAACGCGCACGTATGCTTGAAAAATCAGATCAGCCTTCTTTAGAAGAATCGATGCCTTTGGTCTTCAAAGAATTATCTGATATTCGTCAAAAATTAGAACGTCATTTCAGAGACATGCAAGACATTGAATTTACGATTCAAAAAGGTAAATTATGGATGTTGCAAACGCGTTCCGGCAAAAGAACGGCAGCTTCAGCCTTAAAAATTGCAGTCGATATGGCAGAATCAGGCCTTATTACACGTGATGAAGCTATTAACCGTATTGACCCCTTGTCGCTTGAGCAATTATTACATCCTGTTTTGGATCCGAAAGCGCCTAAAAAACTTTTAACACGTGGATTACCCGCCTCCCCTGGTGCTGCATCAGGACGTGTTGTATTCACAGCTGACGAAGCAGAAACACGTGCCAATGCCGGTGAATCGGTTATTTTAGTACGCGTTGAAACAAGCCCTGAAGATATTCATGGTATGCATGCCGCTAAAGGCATTTTAACCAGCCGCGGTGGGATGACAAGTCACGCTGCCGTTGTTGCACGCGGAATGGGTCGTCCTTGTGTTGTGGGCGCGAGCGCTTTAAAAATTGATTATCAAAAACAAACGATGAATATCCAAGGTACATTGGTTAAAGCAGGTGATAAAATCACCCTTGTCGGTGGCAATGGTGAAGTTTTATTAGGCGAAGTGCCAACAATTCAACCTGTTTTATCAAGCGATTTTACAACATTAATGCAATGGGCAGATACGCGCCGTCACTTAAAAGTACGTGCAAACGCTGAAACCCCAAAAGACGCTGAAGTTGCGCGTCAATTTGGCGCCGAAGGTATTGGTCTTTGCAGAACAGAACATATGTTTTTTGAAGAAGAACGTATCCTTTGGGTGCGTCAAATGATTTTGGCCCAAAATGAACAAGAACGAAAAAATGCGCTGGCTAAATTATTACCTGTGCAACGTGATGATTTCATAGCACTTTTCAATATCATGCAAGAATTACCAGTCACCATTCGCTTGCTTGATCCCCCTTTACATGAGTTTTTGCCACATTCCGATCGTGAAATGCGTGATATCGCCAATCTTTTAAAACTTGATGTCGAAATCATTCGTAGACGTGCTGAAGAGCTTCACGAAATGAACCCCATGCTTGGTCATCGTGGTTGTCGCTTAGGCATTAGCTTCCCCGAAATTTATGAAATGCAAGTACGCGCTATTCTTGAAGCAGCTCTTGTGGCCGACATTACGCCCAATATAGAAATTATGATTCCATTGATTGCCACGAAGGTTGAGATGGAGATCATGAAAAAATTAGTTGAACGTGTAGCAAGTCAAGTTTTTGATGAAAAGAAAAAAACAATATCCTTCCAAATTGGCACCATGATTGAATTACCACGTGCTGCTTTACGCGCCCAAGAGATTGCAGAACATGCCGAATTCTTTAGTTTTGGGACCAATGATTTAACGCAAACAACCTTAGGTCTATCGCGCGATGACGCAGGTTCTTTCTTACAAACTTACCGTAAACAAGGCATATTCAAAAGCGATCCTTTTGCAAGTCTAGACATTGAAGGCGTTGGCGAATTAATGCGTATGGCAACCGAACGCGGTAAATTTCAACGTCCTGGGCTTAAATTAGGCATTTGCGGTGAACATGGTGGCGATCCAGAATCGATCTATTTCTGTGAGGAAATTGGGCTCGATTATGTATCTTGCTCCCCCTATCGTGTGCCTATTGCACGCCTTGCAGCTGCACAAGCAACAATCCGATGTTCTTTTCGTTGCGCCAATAATATCGATATAAAATTAGCAACGAAATTAAGCAATGCAGGCTGA
- a CDS encoding glycine--tRNA ligase subunit alpha has product MNSKSVSFQNIILKLQQFWGDLGCVILQPYDMEMGAGTFHPATALRPLGPNPWNVAYVQPSRRPKDGRYGDNPVRFQHFYQFQILMKPSPLNAQELCLQSLKAIGLDTENNDIRFLEDDWESPTLGAWGLGWEVQLNGMEIGQFTYFQQLGGFECDPVSFEMTYGLERIARILQNVEHVFDLNWNGLEGPGKFTYGDVFAQNEREFSAYNFEFANTDKLFEHFKDAELECVSLLGHKITLPAYEQCVKASHLFNLLDARGVISVQERASYIARVRTLAKACCESWMQSQEIQTVNPQELI; this is encoded by the coding sequence ATGAATTCCAAATCAGTTTCATTTCAAAATATCATATTAAAATTGCAACAATTTTGGGGTGATTTAGGCTGTGTTATATTACAACCCTATGACATGGAAATGGGTGCAGGCACTTTTCATCCTGCGACTGCCTTAAGACCATTGGGTCCAAATCCCTGGAATGTAGCCTATGTTCAGCCTTCCAGACGTCCAAAAGATGGACGATATGGTGATAATCCTGTTCGCTTTCAACATTTTTATCAATTTCAAATATTAATGAAACCGTCGCCTTTAAACGCGCAAGAATTATGTCTTCAAAGTCTTAAAGCCATCGGTCTTGATACTGAAAATAACGATATTCGTTTTTTAGAAGATGATTGGGAAAGTCCTACATTAGGTGCCTGGGGCCTAGGCTGGGAAGTACAATTAAATGGTATGGAAATTGGTCAATTTACTTATTTCCAGCAATTAGGTGGTTTTGAATGCGATCCTGTATCATTCGAGATGACCTATGGATTAGAACGCATTGCACGTATTTTACAAAATGTTGAGCACGTTTTTGACCTTAATTGGAATGGCCTAGAAGGTCCTGGAAAATTTACCTATGGTGATGTTTTTGCACAAAATGAACGTGAATTTTCTGCTTATAATTTTGAGTTTGCCAATACGGATAAATTATTTGAACATTTCAAAGATGCTGAACTTGAATGTGTCAGCCTTTTAGGCCACAAAATAACCTTACCTGCTTACGAGCAATGCGTAAAAGCAAGTCATTTATTTAATTTGCTTGATGCACGTGGCGTCATTTCTGTTCAAGAACGAGCGTCTTATATAGCACGCGTTAGAACACTCGCCAAAGCATGTTGTGAATCTTGGATGCAATCTCAAGAAATTCAAACCGTTAATCCACAGGAATTAATCTAA
- the secA gene encoding preprotein translocase subunit SecA, translating to MIFSFLQKIFGSPNERILKPFKRIVGEINAFEPILSKLSDAELQAQTPKLKERLQKGETLDHILPEAFATVREASIRVLKMRHFDVQLLGGIVLHKGMISEMQTGEGKTLVATLPTYLNALSGKGVHIVTVNDYLARRDSEWMGQLHSFLGLSIGCIVPKLNDSERKAAYGADITYGTNNEFGFDYLRDNMKFKLQDMVQREFNYAIVDEVDSILIDEARTPLIISGAAEDSSQLYTQVDVLIPRLQPGDYEKDEKARSVTLTDAGTEHIEELLKGAGVLTQGTLYDVPNVALVHHVNQALRAHHLFTRDVDYIVKDNKVIIIDEFTGRMMEGRRYSEGLHQALEAKERAHIQMENQTLASITFQNYFRMYEKLSGMTGTAMTEAAEFESIYKLHVVSIPTNVPCIRKDSDDEVYRTAAEKYNAMITHIEESYKKKQPVLVGTVSIEKSELLSTLLKQKNLPHHVLNARYHEQEAFIISQAGRAGAITIATNMAGRGTDIQLGGNIEMRIKQELSGIEDPKEFEKRKNQIIAEVAAEKEIVKQAGGLCVMGTERHESRRIDNQLRGRSGRQGDQGASRFFLSLDDELMRIFGSDRMDSVLQRLGLKEGEAISHPWINKALERAQKRVEARNFEIRKQLLKYDDVMNDQRKVIYEQRKDLMSANDISPAIRDMEEQVIEDIIILNVPKEGVKEKGVLKSLHEECLRLLKLDLPVDAWEKDHLSAREIESRINKALREKMAQKEVTYGAKLMRIAEKSIVLQLLDQLWKDHLLSLDHLRQGINLRAYAQRDPLNEYKHESFMLFETMLKRLRDHTVGMLTHMELSETDPEEIEDAYPEAPQKVQEIHGQDIFEGDEEGDEQDDQKPKTIRHATGQVDPNDPNTWGKVQRNSPCPCGSGEKYKNCHGREN from the coding sequence ATGATTTTTTCGTTTTTGCAAAAAATATTCGGCTCTCCAAACGAGCGCATATTAAAACCCTTTAAACGTATCGTTGGGGAAATTAACGCTTTTGAGCCAATTTTATCCAAACTTTCGGATGCTGAACTTCAGGCGCAAACGCCTAAGCTTAAAGAAAGACTTCAAAAAGGTGAAACTTTAGATCACATTTTACCAGAAGCTTTTGCAACCGTTAGGGAAGCATCGATTCGTGTTTTAAAAATGCGTCATTTTGATGTGCAGCTTTTAGGCGGCATTGTGCTTCATAAAGGTATGATTTCTGAAATGCAAACTGGCGAGGGTAAAACGCTTGTCGCGACTTTGCCGACTTATCTTAATGCCTTATCAGGTAAAGGTGTACATATTGTAACGGTCAATGATTATTTGGCGCGTCGTGACTCTGAATGGATGGGTCAATTACATTCTTTCCTAGGGTTAAGCATTGGTTGTATTGTTCCAAAATTAAATGATAGCGAACGAAAAGCGGCCTATGGCGCCGATATTACGTATGGGACGAATAATGAATTTGGATTTGATTATCTACGCGATAATATGAAATTCAAATTACAAGACATGGTTCAGCGCGAATTTAATTATGCAATCGTCGATGAAGTTGATAGTATTTTAATCGATGAAGCGCGTACCCCTTTAATTATTTCAGGTGCTGCTGAAGATTCATCACAATTATATACGCAAGTGGATGTGCTGATTCCAAGACTTCAACCTGGCGATTATGAAAAAGATGAAAAAGCACGCTCTGTTACCCTAACAGATGCAGGAACTGAGCATATCGAAGAGCTTTTAAAAGGCGCAGGCGTTTTAACCCAAGGCACTTTATATGATGTGCCTAATGTGGCGCTTGTTCATCACGTTAATCAAGCCTTACGTGCACATCATTTATTCACACGTGATGTTGATTATATCGTTAAAGATAATAAAGTTATTATTATTGACGAGTTTACTGGTCGTATGATGGAAGGACGTCGTTATTCCGAAGGCTTACACCAAGCTTTGGAAGCCAAGGAACGTGCGCATATTCAAATGGAAAACCAAACGTTAGCGTCCATTACCTTCCAAAATTATTTCCGTATGTATGAAAAGCTTTCTGGCATGACGGGAACGGCGATGACAGAAGCCGCCGAATTTGAATCCATTTACAAATTACATGTCGTTTCTATTCCAACAAACGTTCCATGTATTCGTAAAGACAGCGATGACGAAGTCTATCGCACGGCTGCCGAAAAATACAATGCGATGATTACGCATATCGAAGAATCCTACAAAAAAAAGCAACCTGTTCTTGTGGGGACGGTCAGTATTGAAAAATCAGAGCTTTTATCAACGCTTTTAAAACAAAAAAATCTCCCGCATCACGTTCTTAATGCACGTTATCACGAGCAAGAAGCCTTTATTATTTCTCAAGCAGGTCGTGCAGGCGCTATCACCATTGCTACCAATATGGCGGGTCGTGGGACTGATATTCAGCTTGGCGGTAATATCGAAATGCGCATTAAGCAAGAGCTTTCAGGTATCGAAGATCCTAAAGAATTTGAAAAACGCAAAAATCAAATTATTGCAGAAGTTGCAGCCGAAAAAGAAATCGTGAAACAAGCCGGTGGGCTTTGTGTTATGGGTACAGAACGTCACGAAAGTCGTCGTATCGACAATCAGTTACGTGGTCGTTCAGGTCGTCAAGGCGATCAAGGGGCCTCACGTTTCTTCTTATCGCTTGATGATGAATTGATGCGTATTTTTGGTTCTGATCGAATGGATTCTGTTTTGCAGCGTTTGGGCCTTAAAGAAGGTGAAGCGATTTCGCATCCTTGGATTAATAAAGCCCTTGAACGTGCTCAAAAACGCGTTGAAGCCAGAAACTTTGAAATTCGTAAGCAATTGCTTAAATATGATGATGTGATGAATGATCAACGTAAGGTCATCTATGAACAACGCAAAGATTTAATGAGCGCCAATGATATCTCTCCTGCTATCCGTGATATGGAAGAGCAAGTCATTGAAGATATAATTATTCTTAATGTGCCTAAAGAAGGCGTCAAAGAAAAAGGCGTTTTAAAAAGCTTGCATGAAGAATGTTTACGTCTTTTAAAGCTCGATCTTCCTGTTGATGCTTGGGAAAAAGATCATTTATCAGCACGTGAAATAGAAAGCCGAATCAATAAAGCCTTGCGCGAAAAAATGGCCCAAAAAGAAGTGACTTATGGTGCCAAATTAATGCGTATAGCTGAAAAAAGTATCGTACTTCAATTGCTTGATCAATTGTGGAAAGATCACTTATTATCGCTTGATCATTTACGCCAGGGGATTAATTTACGTGCTTATGCACAACGTGATCCATTGAATGAATATAAGCATGAATCTTTTATGCTTTTTGAAACAATGCTGAAGCGTTTACGTGACCATACAGTTGGTATGTTGACTCATATGGAATTAAGCGAAACTGATCCTGAAGAAATTGAAGATGCCTATCCTGAAGCACCTCAAAAAGTTCAAGAAATTCATGGACAAGATATTTTTGAAGGCGATGAAGAGGGTGACGAACAAGACGATCAAAAGCCTAAAACTATACGTCACGCAACTGGACAAGTTGATCCGAATGATCCAAACACTTGGGGTAAAGTGCAACGTAATTCGCCTTGTCCTTGTGGATCGGGTGAAAAATATAAAAACTGCCATGGACGTGAAAATTAA